The stretch of DNA TATCATACATATACACAAAATTTTAATGGCTCTCTTTTAAACAAATGAAAAGCTGGACTGAAAATGCTAACTGTGGTGAACATACATTCATATCTACTGTATCACATTCAATGCTTTTTCATTGTAAGTGAGATTGGGGCCCAGATTCGGAGTCAGCTTTTCCTATACAAATCTGCACTTTAATGCAACTAATGCTAAGTTTAGGCCTATCACAATTCTAAAGATTATATTCAAAAACAACACTGGAATGGAAGATGTTGTATGGCATaacatataatacaataaatcaaAAATGCAATGTGTAATGACATAGAAATTGCTATAACATCAGATAAATGTGAACTTTAAGCCTTCTTATTTTAATCTACTTAAGGACAAACAGTAAAAAATGTGGAATGTTTGAAACTTGAACTGTAAATTTCAGATTAGCACTGCACAAAAAATCTGAAATAGTATGAAAGATTGAAGGAAAATTTTAATTGACATCAAAATAATGAGTTTCGAAGGTAGAAGAATGGCAAGTTGGGACGAGATACCAAGGAATATACTGCATAAGAACATAAGAAAATGGGAATCTAAAAGTTTTACAAGACTTCTTGTTTACAAGAAAACATCAAGTTCTTGATCCAACATATTGAAGACTCAAGCTTTGGAGAAAGCCATCCATTGAAAAAGTCTATTACCGAGCCGTTGAGAGTGAAAAGGTACTTGGGTACTTTTGGATGCAATCGTTTGTTTGAGTCTAATTTATATGGAAATAGAGAGACTGTAAGATAATGTATTCCTGTTGTAGACCAGCATGTTGTGTTGTGCTTTATTTTAATGCACTTGCCCAGTTGTTTGGTATCTTGTGTTCTTCCAACTGCAATGGCATTCTTCTCttcttagggaagtcgtggcctagtggtaagagagtttgattcctaatcctagggttgtgggtttgagacttgggctggcaataccacgacttaggtgcccttgagcaagacaccgaacccccaactgctccccaggtgccacagcataaatgactgcaccactgctccgggtgtgtgttcatggtttgtgtgtgtgttcactgctctgtgtgtgcactttggatgggttaaatgcagagaacgaattctgagtatgggtcatcatacttggctcTATGTCACGTCAATTTCACTATGACTAGTCTTGAATTTAATGTGATTCTTGGTGTGGAAAACACTAAGATGGTATGATGCCACCAAATTTGTGTTCTTTGACCCCTGAGGTGCATTCAAATTGATCAGTGAAAGTATGTTGTCAtagaaagacaaaagaaaataacaaaaatccAATGGCGCAACAATCATTTTGGTAACGTCTATCAAATTACAACGACACAAATAGTCGGTCTGTAAAAATATCACTGGGTCAGTAGTCATTATCAATTTGAACACATCTCTAGTTAGTCCAATTATTCAAAGGCAGCTACTGGGATTGATTTCTCACTCTACTTCTTGGGATGAAAAACCATTAGGGGGCGCTCTTCAATGCGCTGCCAAGGACTCTTCTTGTTCTCATCCTTATCATCCAGGTCGTTGTCATCTTCCGGACTGGTGACAGAGTCACGCTGTGTTTCGCTGTTGCTACTACGTGAGCTGTTCCCCCGGCTTCGACCCCTTTTCGGCATTGAAGACCCCCTTGGATCCTCAGGACCGTCATCCAAAAGAGGGGTCAATGGGTTTTCCAGTGGTGAACTGGCTCCCATGCGGCTCGCTCCTCCACTTAGGTCCAGAGGGTCATGGTAGGTTGGTTTGGAGTAGTGTTTCCCGCCTCTTGTACTGTTGGAACTGCTTCCTCCATAGCCCTTACGCCCACTTCCATAATGTTCCTCTTTGTTCTTGCGACTGGATGTGGACTTGCGCTCATGTTGGGTGGATTGGAAACTTGTGTCTATGTTACGGTCCTTACTACTCCCTGCAGGGGCACTCAACGTGCTTTGGGCGCTGTGGTTGCCACTATGTGTTCCACCGTGGCTGAGATCAGCACCTACATCTATGTATGAGTGGCGCACATGAGCGTTGGCACGTCCATCGAGTGATATGAACCAAGCACGAGGGTGTTGCTTCACCCCCAGTTCCAGAAGCTTCTTCTCAGTGAGCGCTTGCAGCTCCCCGTTCATTTGGGAGATGGTGGAGTCATTAAATAAAACAGGTATGTGAACTGGTGCTGGTGTTCCACCGGGGGCCCAAACACTCTCATCAGAGCCTGCTGGAGAATCACCTTGCTGGGCTTCTGCATGGCCTGAACCAGGGGTTTGGTTTTGGTGGTTTTGGCCTTGAATCCCACTGTTGGCACCTTGCGAACTCTGTCCATCACGGTCTGCTTGATTTGTCCCATCTTTACCCTGATCTGTGGCACCAAACTCGGACGAAAACCTCATGTAGTGGGCCGGGATCACAAGAGTTGGTACCATAGAACGGTACATGTTCTCCTTCATCTGATCCAGTGAGCTGCAGAATATAATTTGACCTGGTTGTGTGTTGAGTGATGTTGGGCGAGCAAGGTGATCCGGCCCTTGCAGAACCTGCGAATACTCTGGTGGCTTGTCGACAATTGGTGGAGAAGGTGGGTCAGATGTGTAGCCCCGGTTATCATTGACAACGTGCCTCCGGCGATACTCTTTATCCTTGTCATCAGGGCTATAGTTGCGTCCATAGTCATCATGTATAAGATTGCTATCCAGATTGCTTGTATCTGTGGAACGATGTACCTTCATGGGGAAACTCTCTGCATTCTTTTGGGCTCCTTTAGACTGCTTGGTCTTAGAGGAATGCCGAAGCTTATGGGCAGGAATGTGCCTGGTAAACTCATCCCGAGCCCCCTTGAAGGCATGGGAAGGGGATCCTTCGGATTTGTTGGCGTCCAAGTTGCCATTGGAGGAGGCAGATTCAACATGGCCACCACAGATGAGGTTCAAATGGGACATGGAGGTGCCTTGGTCCCGCTTGGATCCGTTCAGAGCTGATGGAGCTTGAACCTGTTTCTGCTGCCGTCTGGGTTTCAGACATCTTCGTCTGGAAAACGGATGTTTACATTTAGAAAAAACACTCTCAGTGAGTCATTTGCTGTAATCTTGTGAAATATACCTTATAATCAACCCAGGCTCAGAGGGAAAACATGCCTGTGGTGACAGTTCTTCAAAATGGTATTATGTTGCTTCTTGCATGTTTCAAAcaactttcaaagtgaaatgccCAGTGATAGGCACCAAAAGCACAATCAAAATAGAGGCATGTCTTTCCACTGAGCCTATGCTACTTTTAATTACACATAATTCAGACAAACTAGTACATACCTGCAATAATAAAGTAGGACACAAAGCAAGACTAGTACAAGCAAAGCAAGAGATCCCAAGATGGACAGGAGGAAGAAGGTATGGTAGGCAGTGATGTCCCTCAGGCCTGGGTGAGACAAACTTGAGCCTAGTGTTCAAAGATAAAGCCTGATTAGCATGTCTGCATGTAATTGTGTTTGAGTCAAGGTACAAGTGTGTATATTGTTGTATGTACAAGTGCAATTGCATTCGAGTATGTTACtgtgttcatagtgtgtgtgtgtgtgtgtgtgtgtgtgttcactgctctgtgcgtgtacacttggatgggttaaatgcagagcacaaattctgagtatgggtcaccatacttggctgaatgtcacgtcacttttttccaCTTTTACCTGGTGAAAAACGGAAAGCTGCAATCCAGTAGCCAAGCTGGGAGGCAGTAAAGTCCCACGTGAGCTGTGATCCTTCTCGAGTGATAAATCCTGTTCCATTTCGTACCCATAATCCTAGAGAGCAAATGCATAGCATTATTCCCAAAAAAGAGGAGCTAGCATTGACAGGGCTTATGCAGGATGTTCATGTTGCTTCCATTATACCAGATAGGACAATATTTACACAGTTACCAACACTATTTTTTGGTGCCTAAAGCATGGTTGTGAGTACCTGTCTTGGTGTCGTACATCCATACAGGTATGCTGGTGGCAGATCGTATGCGAGTATCAGAAGGCAGTGGCACAGAGATGTGAACTGGCTCGCTGACCTCAACCGCTCGACCCTCACGGTCAAACAGCTGTGCGCTGACCGCTGCTATTGTTGTTAGATCTGTCCAGCCATTCTCTCCTCCTTAAAGCAATTTACACCGTTATAAATACACTGTATTATCtatagctatatatatttttagtaagtCTCtcctacatatttttttgttttttttatggagCATTTATTAtggttcaaatatttaaatatctttataTAGAAAGACTAGTATTTTATACTAGAATATTATACTAGAATAGTATTTTTAATACCTGTGTTGTTTGGTTCCAGAGCGAGAGGGTAAGGGAATGAGTTAATTTCATTCTGGTCTCTGGCTGTTGTTAAAACTGCAGTCAGTTCTGTGTAGGAGGAGTTAAACTGTAGGCTCCGCCTTGGAACCTGCAGCCATGGCTGGCTCCGCCCACCTGAAATTAAAACAGTATAGCAAATCAAGTGTAATGACTGGCAAGTaacataaatatgtatttttagagAAGTTAACTTATACAAGAATTAATGAattcaaatgaaatcaaataaattttCTTGAAAAATCATAGGCACTTTTTTATGCATTTCACATTATTTGGAGCCTTGGAAGACACACAGAATTGTGCATTTTGTGGAAACCAACAATATTCTGTTTGCATAATAGACTAAATTATTAAGCCTGGGAGCCTAAGTAGTATATTCTGGAATATTAATATCTTATGCCAGtttccaatgtgtgtgtgtgtatagaacaTCTTTGCTTTGAAtaagtgtctgcaaaatgactaaatgtaaggtAATGATTGCGCAATGTAGCTGGGTTTCCACTTAGgcaattcactttttttgttctATTATTTTCTGAAATGCAAGCCTCTCTGAGGCGCATAACTGATAACCTTACAATAGATGCCTTCTATGCTGCAATAAACGCCCTATCATTACAGTGGAATTAGAGCAATTAGATAGCAGATTCAGATGTCAAACGATTCTGTAATGGAATTAGAATATTTCTGCCGTTGCTATGGTGACAGCTGCAAAAAACTTAAGTGTCAGGATGACGTAAGCTGAAAGCCTGAATAGCAATGTTTAAATCCAAAAATTCGATTTACACTTATGTGCAACAAtggaatatcgcataaaacacgaataaagcactgtttccatccaaggagaacaaaatcgtcacttcctggTAAACTAGCTCTAAATGCTATGCGCCTTTTTTTCTTATCAGATAAAAAGCTTATCCAACTCAAATGTGCGCATTGGCTTTTTCTGCGCATTTTTCGAATTTTTAAGCGATATTCCAAAATGCCCATAAAAATAGGTGGATAGAAACGCACACAATGGGTGAGAAGGAAAAACTACTTTGTTAAGGACATGCATATGCCAACTCTCACATTTTTGTACACCCAAAATaagcaataataacaataatcttcTATTTTCTGATAAGAATGTTGTGATAATCATGCTTGTTTTAGTGTATGTTTATAAAGTTGTTTTAATGGTCATTGACGTTTTCTTACTCGGGGAGCCATGAAACACCTGGATGACATCATCATATAGTATCAGTGTGCCAGGCTTCTGGGCCATCAGGTAAAGACTGACAGAGGCATATACTAACAGAGAGAAATAGAGATGTGTTAAAAAGCTggttaattaaaactgaaatagatgCCTGTTATGCCATGAACAGTATGTTAAAGTATG from Carassius carassius chromosome 35, fCarCar2.1, whole genome shotgun sequence encodes:
- the LOC132116325 gene encoding protein FAM171A2-like translates to MPSLFVLRFFFFIFLCGFEGTAGKSIHEREALEVQVRVQVFDSGDLSPLPNAAIAVHSNQTLLAQSKAGSDGVQVVSFLYRTGTWVIITASQRDYLTSSVPWHASRLPLYASVSLYLMAQKPGTLILYDDVIQVFHGSPSGRSQPWLQVPRRSLQFNSSYTELTAVLTTARDQNEINSFPYPLALEPNNTGGENGWTDLTTIAAVSAQLFDREGRAVEVSEPVHISVPLPSDTRIRSATSIPVWMYDTKTGLWVRNGTGFITREGSQLTWDFTASQLGYWIAAFRFSPGSSLSHPGLRDITAYHTFFLLSILGSLALLVLVLLCVLLYYCRRRCLKPRRQQKQVQAPSALNGSKRDQGTSMSHLNLICGGHVESASSNGNLDANKSEGSPSHAFKGARDEFTRHIPAHKLRHSSKTKQSKGAQKNAESFPMKVHRSTDTSNLDSNLIHDDYGRNYSPDDKDKEYRRRHVVNDNRGYTSDPPSPPIVDKPPEYSQVLQGPDHLARPTSLNTQPGQIIFCSSLDQMKENMYRSMVPTLVIPAHYMRFSSEFGATDQGKDGTNQADRDGQSSQGANSGIQGQNHQNQTPGSGHAEAQQGDSPAGSDESVWAPGGTPAPVHIPVLFNDSTISQMNGELQALTEKKLLELGVKQHPRAWFISLDGRANAHVRHSYIDVGADLSHGGTHSGNHSAQSTLSAPAGSSKDRNIDTSFQSTQHERKSTSSRKNKEEHYGSGRKGYGGSSSNSTRGGKHYSKPTYHDPLDLSGGASRMGASSPLENPLTPLLDDGPEDPRGSSMPKRGRSRGNSSRSSNSETQRDSVTSPEDDNDLDDKDENKKSPWQRIEERPLMVFHPKK